The Deinococcus hopiensis KR-140 sequence AGAGGTCAAAGTCCACCAGCTTGGCGCTGCCGTCGGGCTCCACGATGATATTTTCGGGCTTCACGTCGCGGTGCACGATGCCGCGCCCGTGCAGGTAGGCCAGGGCGTCGAGCAGGTGCACCAGCGTGAGCAGGTAGGCCCGCCGCTCGTGGGTAAGGGCCGGACGCTGCGCGTAGCGCTCAAACAGCAGGTGCCCGCGCGCCAGCGTGACGATCAGCGCGGGCTGGTTGTCCACCCGCACGGGCGCGATCACGCGCACGAGGCGGGGGTGGTCCAGGCCCGAGGCGTTGCCGTACTCGCGCACCGCATGGGCGGCGAAGTGCTCGTCGAAAATTTTTACGGCGCAGGGCTGACCGCCGGGTCCCACAGCGAAGTACACAACGCTGTGCGAGCCACGCCCGAGCGGGCGCACGAGGCGCACCCCCTCTCCCACGATCTGTCCCGCCAGCGGCATCTCCTCCACACGGTACTTCAAAAGGGGCACGGCGCGGTATCCCCCGTGCGGTCCGCTATCTTGACTCGGAGAACGAAGGAGCCGCATGACAAGACTGAAACAAGCGCCGGGGCCGCTCGCCAAGCTCTGGAAGGAAGTGCTGGAACCCATCGTGTTCGCGGTGGTGATCACCCAGTTTCTGGCGACGCTGGTCGGCGTGGACGGCGTGAGCATGATGCCCAACCTGCGCGACCGCGAGCGCGTGTTCGTGCCCAAGTACGAGACCTGGCTGCACAAGGCGGGTGTGGGCGAGTTCTCGCGCGGGGACATCGTGATTTTCAAGCCTCCCCGTGAGGCGGCCGCACAGGCGAGCAACCTCACCAAGAGCGCTTTCGGGCTGTGGAATTACCGTCCCTTCCTGATCAAGCGCCTGATCGGCCTGCCCGGCGACCGGGTTAAGGTCTCGGGCGGCGAGGTGTTCGTCAACGGGCAAAAGCTGAACGCGGGCTGGACCACCGACTACTGGAAAGCGCAGGGCTGCTGGGACACCGAGAGCGATCTGGCGAACAATGCGGCCTCGGCCGCGGCGGGCATCTTGCAAGACCAGCCCGAGATCACGGTGCCGGAAGGGCACTACTTCGTGATGGGCGACAACCGCACCGCGGGCGGCAGCGAGGACTCGCGCCTGTTTGGGACCGTGCCCCGGCGTGACGTGGCGGGCCGGGCCGCGGCGGTCATCTGGCCGATTATGCGCAAGCAAAACGTCAAGTACGACTGCACCGCGGGCCATGTCGACTCGTTCAGCGGTCCGAATGTGCTGAATTGGCGGGCGCTGGCTCGGCCGGAGGCCTTTGGTGCGCTGAAGTCGCAACTGGGCAAGTAGACGGACGAGAAGGAGGCGCTCACCCCCGCGGGGGTGAGCGCCTCCTTCCTTTGCGCCCCGCAGGCCGTAGGCGCTAGAGACCGTCCTCCTCGCCGCCGTCCTCCTCGCCGCCCAGCACGGAGATATCGGTTTCTTCCCAGGCCACGCGGTA is a genomic window containing:
- the lepB gene encoding signal peptidase I; translated protein: MTRLKQAPGPLAKLWKEVLEPIVFAVVITQFLATLVGVDGVSMMPNLRDRERVFVPKYETWLHKAGVGEFSRGDIVIFKPPREAAAQASNLTKSAFGLWNYRPFLIKRLIGLPGDRVKVSGGEVFVNGQKLNAGWTTDYWKAQGCWDTESDLANNAASAAAGILQDQPEITVPEGHYFVMGDNRTAGGSEDSRLFGTVPRRDVAGRAAAVIWPIMRKQNVKYDCTAGHVDSFSGPNVLNWRALARPEAFGALKSQLGK
- a CDS encoding serine/threonine-protein kinase translates to MPLAGQIVGEGVRLVRPLGRGSHSVVYFAVGPGGQPCAVKIFDEHFAAHAVREYGNASGLDHPRLVRVIAPVRVDNQPALIVTLARGHLLFERYAQRPALTHERRAYLLTLVHLLDALAYLHGRGIVHRDVKPENIIVEPDGSAKLVDFDLSGPTRESFDTPMRMGTAAFQSPEATRGEPLGPESDLYAVGVLLGWGLHGALSGPDFPPPPLPDPLDALLVQLTEPDRTRRLGNAPEARERLLELASLPY